The Zingiber officinale cultivar Zhangliang chromosome 9A, Zo_v1.1, whole genome shotgun sequence genome window below encodes:
- the LOC122020665 gene encoding cyclic phosphodiesterase-like, producing MAEDPAKAAKEVYSVWALPPDDVRDRIKRIMAALRSEFGGPAFEPHITVVGAISLAPDDALCRFRSACAALSRYPARVSAAARGTFFYQCVFLLVDPTPEVVATKSHSCIHFGYENSTPYMPHLSLLYADLPDEVKEKARLRVEELDKEITGINFEVAALALYRTDTEDKSLESWEPVEVYQLPPNPK from the exons ATGGCCGAAGATCCAGCCAAGGCGGCGAAGGAGGTGTACTCCGTGTGGGCCCTTCCGCCGGATGACGTCAGGGACCGGATCAAGCGCATCATGGCTGCCCTCCGCTCCGAGTTCGGCGGCCCTGCTTTCGAGCCCCACATCACCGTCGTCGGCGCCATCTCCCTCGCCCCCGACGATGCCCTCTGCAGGTTCCGATCCGCCTGCGCCGCTCTCTCTCGCTACCCTGCCCGTGTCTCCGCCGCCGCCCGCGGCACCTTCTTCTACCAGTGCGTCTTTCTCCTCGTCGACCCTACCCCCGAG GTGGTCGCGACCAAATCCCACTCCTGCATCCACTTCGGATACGAGAATTCAACGC CGTATATGCCGCATTTGAGTCTCTTGTACGCGGATCTTCCGGACGAGGTGAAGGAGAAGGCTCGGTTGAGGGTGGAAGAGCTGGACAAGGAGATCACCGGCATCAACTTCGAGGTCGCAGCGCTCGCGCTCTACAGGACGGACACGGAAGACAAGAGCTTGGAATCGTGGGAGCCAGTGGAGGTCTACCAGCTGCCCCCAAATCCCAAGTAA
- the LOC122019027 gene encoding uncharacterized protein LOC122019027, translating into MEELNESEVMWPDDDRRTNVVVADWFLSSFPAAPKDITNTSSEEEKEKGWVPPHVEEACRRRGMEGRAAMSVCSGRGRTLKGRDLCDVRDYVLWLTGFLEG; encoded by the coding sequence ATGGAGGAGTTAAATGAATCAGAGGTGATGTGGCCGGATGATGACCGCCGGACCAATGTGGTGGTCGCAGATTGGTTTTTGTCTTCCTTCCCTGCTGCACCCAAGGACATCACAAACACTAGCagtgaagaggagaaggagaaggggtgGGTGCCTCCACATGTTGAGGAGGCATGTAGACGTCGGGGGATGGAAGGGAGGGCAGCGATGTCGGTGTGCTCTGGGCGGGGACGAACGCTGAAAGGCCGCGACCTCTGTGACGTCCGGGACTATGTACTCTGGTTGACTGGCTTCTTGGAAGGATGA
- the LOC122020664 gene encoding VQ motif-containing protein 4-like, whose protein sequence is MEKEKTQSPSFSASSSSSSRNGAAAAAAVPSLIIPKSVPKSVDVSAFVTTFIQADAGSFKQAVQMLTGSSETAAKHHHHSAPALLPAKNGVSVAAMATGPKKPAFKLYERRGSLENLKMISPMIPSFAGPYSSSPLGAAFSPRRQPEILSPSVIDLPSLTLSPVTPLIPDPFNRSPQPNPPPAGAISAEERAIAEKGFYLHPSPRTTPRDAAPPTLLPLFPVTSPTAPAASAAASSS, encoded by the coding sequence ATGGAGAAGGAGAAGACCCAGTCCCCGAGCTTCTCcgccagcagcagcagcagcagtagAAAtggagcggcggcggcggcggcggttccGTCATTGATCATTCCCAAATCAGTGCCAAAGTCTGTGGATGTCAGCGCTTTCGTCACCACCTTTATCCAGGCCGACGCCGGATCCTTCAAGCAGGCCGTCCAGATGCTCACCGGCTCCTCCGAAACCGCCGCCAAGCACCACCATCACTCGGCGCCTGCTCTGCTTCCCGCAAAGAACGGGGTCTCGGTTGCAGCCATGGCGACGGGGCCGAAGAAGCCGGCGTTCAAGCTCTACGAGCGCCGCGGGAGCCTCGAGAATCTGAAAATGATAAGCCCGATGATCCCCAGCTTCGCGGGGCCTTACTCTAGTTCCCCCCTCGGCGCCGCGTTCTCCCCGCGCAGGCAGCCGGAGATCCTCTCCCCCAGCGTGATCGACCTGCCGTCGTTGACCCTCAGCCCCGTCACTCCGTTGATCCCTGATCCGTTCAACCGGTCGCCGCAGCCGAATCCGCCACCGGCGGGCGCAATCTCGGCTGAAGAGCGGGCCATCGCCGAGAAGGGATTCTACCTGCACCCTTCTCCTAGGACCACGCCGAGGGACGCGGCGCCACCGACCCTGCTGCCGCTCTTCCCGGTGACATCGCCGACGGCACCCGCTGCTTCCGCCGCCGCCTCTTCTTCCTGA